A single window of Drosophila suzukii chromosome 3, CBGP_Dsuzu_IsoJpt1.0, whole genome shotgun sequence DNA harbors:
- the js gene encoding uncharacterized protein js isoform X2 has translation MLAQTQIIPTHSRLLTLALFCSALFLASEAQSTNPASELMQKTSFSCAGRPAGYYADVETGCQVYHMCDGLGRQFSYTCPNTTLFQQRMLICDHWYMVNCSKAESNYAANLLIGQRDKPFVNDEENSLRTPRPDLLDRPYAPDYSGESFRSQYKLTSNQNQIRDESLKGVGSGKLDPQVSQTRWRIPPPSRTILPPAYEPQIELPAPTTKSRMTTTTTTTTRATTTPRPTTTTRGTTTTTTTTTTTRRPPVTTRRTEALHNRRPLFQTLEQETDDLGTSHSTRYNTSADFNSAESPLRKQSSSTKLTKFIKPPSKIYEPPFVYPIYNLEEPQSPAGGVISSTLRTSTAAPFSPVPSRSDGSTTTTPRPLTRPTTVAGVPFSFATLPTTVSTVGVPPRSDRTPAPAQSFRLATPTSTAAPPAPAAQMPFNDLLPPFVDFVPHDIATTQGPPIYYEWKVPSNGLEPPKLDPPIGVDGREYPETSGDYAVTSKQDVFNTRLNDIGSHQKKPVQVTSPLQQSSTSHRLAISRSIKAKEEEKLQPEQAQRRSDVVASSTDISHLRKQLLIPEYAFPLETIGRTGYGGGGAAAAGVGSSVSSSGDLYNSFQLKIPEQRAKWFGENPKCPECHPSFVLPGTCEPCLRR, from the exons GCTCAGTCAACGAATCCTGCCTCGGAGCTGATGCAGAAAACATCGTTCTCCTGCGCCGGACGTCCTGCCGGATATTATGCGGATGTGGAGACGGGCTGCCAGGTGTACCACATGTGCGATGGCCTGGGTCGGCAGTTCAGCTACACCTGCCCAAACACCACACTCTTCCAGCAGCGGATGCTCATCTGCGACCACTGGTACATGGTCAACTGTTCCAAGGCGGAGAGCAACTATGCCGCCAATCTGCTTATTG GTCAGCGGGACAAGCCTTTTGTGAATGATGAGGAGAACAGCTTGCGTACTCCTAGACCCGATCTTCTGGATCGTCCCTATGCGCCTGACTACTCCGGAGAGTCCTTCAGAAGTCAATATAAG CTGACTTCCAACCAGAATCAGATTCGCGACGAATCCTTGAAAGGAGTTGGTTCTGGAAAACTGGATCCCCAAGTATCACAAACGCGTTGGCGCATCCCACCGCCCAGCCGAACGATCCTACCTCCAGCTTACGAGCCGCAAATCGAGCTGCCAGCTCCGACGACCAAGTCCAGAATGACCACTACCACCACCACAACCACTCGAGCGACTACCACCCCCCGACCAACCACCACCACTCGGGGAACCACTACAACTACCACCACGACGACGACCACTCGAAGACCACCAGTGACCACCAGGCGCACAGAAGCCCTGCACAATCGAAGACCCCTTTTCCAGACATTGGAGCAGGAGACGGATGACTTGGGGACCAGTCACAGCACTCGGTATAACACCTCAGCGGACTTCAACTCGGCGGAGTCTCCACTCCGAAAGCAGTCCAGCAGCACCAAGTTGACCAAGTTCATCAAGCCGCCCTCGAAGATCTACGAACCACCTTTCGTGTACCCCATCTACAATCTGGAGGAGCCGCAGTCCCCAGCAGGAGGAGTAATCTCCTCCACGCTGCGCACATCCACGGCGGCTCCTTTCAGTCCGGTTCCCAGTCGCTCCGACGGCAGCACCACCACAACTCCCAGGCCATTGACCCGACCAACCACCGTGGCCGGAGTGCCCTTCTCCTTCGCCACTTTGCCCACTACGGTGAGCACGGTGGGAGTTCCTCCACGCAGTGATCGGACTCCAGCTCCTGCCCAGAGTTTCCGcctggccacgcccaccagcACTGCAGCACCACCAGCGCCTGCGGCACAGATGCCTTTTAATGATTTGCTGCCTCCCTTTGTGGACTTTGTGCCCCACGACATAGCCACTACTCAAGGACCACCCATCTATTACGAATGGAAAGTGCCCTCGAATGGCCTTGAGCCTCCCAAATTGGACCCACCAATTGGCGTGGATGGCCGTGAGTATCCCGAGACCAGCGGAGACTATGCGGTCACCAGCAAACAGGATGTATTCAACACCCGGTTAAATGATATAGGAAGCCACCAGAAGAAGCCGGTGCAGGTTACCTCACCACTCCAGCAGTCGAGTACCAGCCACCGGCTGGCCATCTCGAGATCCATCAAAGCCAAGGAGGAGGAGAAACTGCAGCCGGAACAGGCACAGCGACGCTCCGATGTGGTGGCCAGCTCCACGGATATCAGTCATCTGCGCAAGCAGCTGCTCATCCCGGAGTACGCCTTCCCGCTGGAAACCATCGGGCGGACGGGTTACGGCGGAGGAGGAGCGGCGGCGGCGGGAGTTGGAAGCTCCGTTTCCAGCAGCGGGGACCTGTACAACTCGTTCCAGCTGAAGATCCCCGAGCAGCGGGCCAAGTGGTTCGGCGAGAACCCCAAGTGCCCGGAGTGCCATCCCTCGTTCGTCCTGCCGGGCACCTGCGAGCCCTGTCTACGCAGGTAG
- the js gene encoding uncharacterized protein js isoform X1: MLAQTQIIPTHSRLLTLALFCSALFLASEAQSTNPASELMQKTSFSCAGRPAGYYADVETGCQVYHMCDGLGRQFSYTCPNTTLFQQRMLICDHWYMVNCSKAESNYAANLLIGQRDKPFVNDEENSLRTPRPDLLDRPYAPDYSGESFRSQYKQLTSNQNQIRDESLKGVGSGKLDPQVSQTRWRIPPPSRTILPPAYEPQIELPAPTTKSRMTTTTTTTTRATTTPRPTTTTRGTTTTTTTTTTTRRPPVTTRRTEALHNRRPLFQTLEQETDDLGTSHSTRYNTSADFNSAESPLRKQSSSTKLTKFIKPPSKIYEPPFVYPIYNLEEPQSPAGGVISSTLRTSTAAPFSPVPSRSDGSTTTTPRPLTRPTTVAGVPFSFATLPTTVSTVGVPPRSDRTPAPAQSFRLATPTSTAAPPAPAAQMPFNDLLPPFVDFVPHDIATTQGPPIYYEWKVPSNGLEPPKLDPPIGVDGREYPETSGDYAVTSKQDVFNTRLNDIGSHQKKPVQVTSPLQQSSTSHRLAISRSIKAKEEEKLQPEQAQRRSDVVASSTDISHLRKQLLIPEYAFPLETIGRTGYGGGGAAAAGVGSSVSSSGDLYNSFQLKIPEQRAKWFGENPKCPECHPSFVLPGTCEPCLRR, translated from the exons GCTCAGTCAACGAATCCTGCCTCGGAGCTGATGCAGAAAACATCGTTCTCCTGCGCCGGACGTCCTGCCGGATATTATGCGGATGTGGAGACGGGCTGCCAGGTGTACCACATGTGCGATGGCCTGGGTCGGCAGTTCAGCTACACCTGCCCAAACACCACACTCTTCCAGCAGCGGATGCTCATCTGCGACCACTGGTACATGGTCAACTGTTCCAAGGCGGAGAGCAACTATGCCGCCAATCTGCTTATTG GTCAGCGGGACAAGCCTTTTGTGAATGATGAGGAGAACAGCTTGCGTACTCCTAGACCCGATCTTCTGGATCGTCCCTATGCGCCTGACTACTCCGGAGAGTCCTTCAGAAGTCAATATAAG CAGCTGACTTCCAACCAGAATCAGATTCGCGACGAATCCTTGAAAGGAGTTGGTTCTGGAAAACTGGATCCCCAAGTATCACAAACGCGTTGGCGCATCCCACCGCCCAGCCGAACGATCCTACCTCCAGCTTACGAGCCGCAAATCGAGCTGCCAGCTCCGACGACCAAGTCCAGAATGACCACTACCACCACCACAACCACTCGAGCGACTACCACCCCCCGACCAACCACCACCACTCGGGGAACCACTACAACTACCACCACGACGACGACCACTCGAAGACCACCAGTGACCACCAGGCGCACAGAAGCCCTGCACAATCGAAGACCCCTTTTCCAGACATTGGAGCAGGAGACGGATGACTTGGGGACCAGTCACAGCACTCGGTATAACACCTCAGCGGACTTCAACTCGGCGGAGTCTCCACTCCGAAAGCAGTCCAGCAGCACCAAGTTGACCAAGTTCATCAAGCCGCCCTCGAAGATCTACGAACCACCTTTCGTGTACCCCATCTACAATCTGGAGGAGCCGCAGTCCCCAGCAGGAGGAGTAATCTCCTCCACGCTGCGCACATCCACGGCGGCTCCTTTCAGTCCGGTTCCCAGTCGCTCCGACGGCAGCACCACCACAACTCCCAGGCCATTGACCCGACCAACCACCGTGGCCGGAGTGCCCTTCTCCTTCGCCACTTTGCCCACTACGGTGAGCACGGTGGGAGTTCCTCCACGCAGTGATCGGACTCCAGCTCCTGCCCAGAGTTTCCGcctggccacgcccaccagcACTGCAGCACCACCAGCGCCTGCGGCACAGATGCCTTTTAATGATTTGCTGCCTCCCTTTGTGGACTTTGTGCCCCACGACATAGCCACTACTCAAGGACCACCCATCTATTACGAATGGAAAGTGCCCTCGAATGGCCTTGAGCCTCCCAAATTGGACCCACCAATTGGCGTGGATGGCCGTGAGTATCCCGAGACCAGCGGAGACTATGCGGTCACCAGCAAACAGGATGTATTCAACACCCGGTTAAATGATATAGGAAGCCACCAGAAGAAGCCGGTGCAGGTTACCTCACCACTCCAGCAGTCGAGTACCAGCCACCGGCTGGCCATCTCGAGATCCATCAAAGCCAAGGAGGAGGAGAAACTGCAGCCGGAACAGGCACAGCGACGCTCCGATGTGGTGGCCAGCTCCACGGATATCAGTCATCTGCGCAAGCAGCTGCTCATCCCGGAGTACGCCTTCCCGCTGGAAACCATCGGGCGGACGGGTTACGGCGGAGGAGGAGCGGCGGCGGCGGGAGTTGGAAGCTCCGTTTCCAGCAGCGGGGACCTGTACAACTCGTTCCAGCTGAAGATCCCCGAGCAGCGGGCCAAGTGGTTCGGCGAGAACCCCAAGTGCCCGGAGTGCCATCCCTCGTTCGTCCTGCCGGGCACCTGCGAGCCCTGTCTACGCAGGTAG